From Synoicihabitans lomoniglobus, the proteins below share one genomic window:
- a CDS encoding secondary thiamine-phosphate synthase enzyme YjbQ: protein MALLQETLTVTAPRAGTLEITREVAAVVARSGVRIGTVNVFCQHTSCSLVIMENADPSARRDLERWLDRLVPDDDPDFVHTLEGPDDMPSHIKMALTRTSETVPIAAGSMLLGTWQGLFLWEHRRASHRRRIIVTVHGE from the coding sequence ATGGCCCTTTTACAGGAAACGCTTACCGTGACCGCGCCTCGCGCCGGCACGCTCGAAATCACCCGTGAAGTGGCCGCGGTGGTGGCGCGCAGCGGCGTGCGCATCGGCACGGTCAACGTCTTTTGCCAACATACCAGCTGCAGTCTCGTTATCATGGAAAACGCCGATCCGTCCGCGCGCCGGGATCTGGAACGTTGGTTGGATCGGCTGGTGCCCGACGATGATCCCGACTTCGTGCACACGCTGGAAGGGCCGGACGACATGCCCAGTCACATCAAAATGGCGCTCACGCGCACCAGTGAGACCGTGCCCATCGCCGCCGGCAGTATGTTGCTCGGCACGTGGCAGGGCCTCTTCCTGTGGGAACACCGCCGCGCCTCGCATCGCCGCCGCATCATCGTGACGGTGCACGGCGAATGA
- a CDS encoding Ig-like domain-containing protein, which produces MTQSDTLSVSVVGNTAPSVSLTSPGAGSTVLLGSSTALTASASDSDGTVAAVSFYANGVLIGTDAEAPYTMNWTPSAAGIYRLQVSASDSGSQTTTSTQVVVAVVDAAEVETDTVYSGTYIAGFEIGQFTIVRRGTVSATFIGKSNGANPTIYVYKDIAVDSAGNFSLVQSGQTVISGTFSDAGVNGQFDNNRAILIGVASFPSLTYTGPNGVIYGSLFSQNDSELLMIAAPDGKLTVLASSGGNRTVGFGAFGANNTFTVSTSDGGTITGTLDATTGFVQGFARGGAVSGTIRAALSSPAPAADGFLRNLSTRGYVGTGESILVAGFVVNGATPKQVLVRAIGPTLANYGVSGVVTDPTLKVYSGATVVASNDNWGTDAAVPGATATIGAFALPTGSADSALVTTLNPGPYTAQVSGVSGATGVGLVEIYDLDTQTPFSDDKMLNVATRGRVGAGDQALIAGVIVNGTTPKRVLIRAVGPTLSEFGIAGPLANPVLELVRQSDGSTVRQNDNWQRGNDAAGVVQASSEVGAFALPSGSLDAVLLITLPPGNYTALVTSGDNSSGIAIVEVYEVQ; this is translated from the coding sequence GTGACGCAATCTGATACGTTGAGTGTCTCGGTGGTCGGCAATACGGCGCCCTCGGTTTCGCTCACTTCGCCCGGCGCCGGCAGCACGGTGCTGTTGGGTAGCTCCACCGCTCTGACCGCCAGTGCATCCGACTCAGACGGAACGGTGGCGGCGGTGAGCTTCTACGCCAACGGTGTGTTGATCGGCACGGATGCGGAAGCTCCCTATACGATGAACTGGACGCCGAGCGCGGCCGGCATTTACCGTTTGCAAGTCAGCGCGTCAGATAGCGGCAGCCAAACGACGACGTCGACTCAGGTCGTGGTCGCGGTGGTCGATGCGGCGGAGGTTGAAACCGACACGGTTTACTCCGGCACCTATATCGCCGGCTTCGAGATCGGCCAGTTCACCATTGTGCGTCGCGGCACCGTCAGTGCCACATTCATCGGCAAGAGCAATGGCGCCAATCCCACCATCTATGTCTACAAGGATATCGCGGTGGACTCGGCCGGTAATTTCTCACTGGTCCAAAGTGGGCAGACCGTGATCTCAGGCACGTTCAGCGACGCCGGCGTGAATGGTCAATTCGACAACAACCGGGCCATTCTGATCGGGGTCGCATCCTTCCCCAGTTTGACTTACACGGGCCCGAACGGCGTGATCTACGGTAGTCTGTTTTCTCAAAACGATAGTGAACTGCTCATGATCGCCGCTCCCGATGGTAAGCTCACTGTGCTGGCCTCGAGTGGCGGTAACCGCACGGTGGGATTCGGTGCCTTCGGCGCGAACAATACCTTTACGGTGTCCACCAGCGATGGGGGCACGATCACTGGCACCCTCGATGCGACAACGGGCTTTGTTCAGGGCTTCGCCCGGGGCGGGGCGGTTTCCGGCACCATCCGGGCGGCGCTGAGCTCTCCGGCTCCGGCCGCGGACGGGTTCCTGCGCAATCTCTCGACTCGCGGATACGTCGGCACCGGCGAATCAATCCTCGTGGCTGGCTTTGTCGTCAATGGTGCGACCCCGAAACAAGTGCTGGTCCGGGCCATTGGTCCCACGTTGGCCAACTACGGTGTCTCGGGCGTCGTCACGGACCCGACGCTCAAGGTCTACAGCGGTGCCACCGTGGTTGCCAGCAATGACAACTGGGGCACTGATGCCGCCGTGCCCGGCGCCACTGCCACGATTGGTGCGTTCGCTTTGCCAACCGGCAGCGCGGATTCTGCGCTCGTCACTACGCTCAATCCTGGACCCTACACCGCCCAAGTCTCCGGTGTAAGTGGCGCGACGGGAGTGGGGTTGGTCGAAATCTACGACCTCGATACGCAAACGCCGTTCTCGGACGACAAGATGCTCAACGTCGCGACCCGCGGTCGCGTCGGGGCGGGCGACCAGGCATTGATCGCCGGCGTGATCGTCAATGGCACCACGCCGAAACGCGTGCTCATCCGCGCGGTGGGACCCACCTTGTCCGAGTTTGGTATTGCGGGACCATTGGCCAATCCGGTGCTGGAGCTCGTGCGTCAGTCCGACGGCAGCACGGTCCGCCAAAACGATAATTGGCAAAGGGGCAATGATGCGGCCGGTGTGGTCCAGGCTTCCAGTGAAGTGGGGGCGTTCGCCCTGCCGTCCGGTAGTCTGGATGCCGTGCTCCTCATCACGCTACCGCCGGGGAACTACACGGCGTTGGTCACGAGCGGCGATAACTCCAGCGGCATCGCGATCGTCGAAGTCTACGAAGTGCAGTGA
- a CDS encoding CPBP family glutamic-type intramembrane protease, whose protein sequence is MSSSPLVVLFMLGVGIYVAHLWWTDLQAHRQGKPTSGGLPGARPTRSTAMVIAVVGSLVILAGETWGEIHLGLTAEQSEITVLFGCYTLVAAVIEEIIFRGFIVVPEARGRAAVWGGVFGASIVFALIHPFLWEWDDGTLTWTLGAKGWFSTGAVFASSLWFYTVRFMPANPSRSLLPCFAAHAAKNLGVFAIKAAQGFVVGLW, encoded by the coding sequence ATGTCTTCGTCTCCGTTGGTCGTCTTGTTTATGCTGGGAGTCGGCATCTATGTCGCCCACCTGTGGTGGACCGACCTGCAGGCCCACCGCCAGGGCAAGCCGACGTCGGGCGGTTTACCCGGGGCCCGCCCCACCCGCTCGACCGCCATGGTAATCGCCGTGGTGGGTTCGCTGGTGATTCTGGCGGGCGAAACATGGGGGGAAATCCACCTCGGTCTCACGGCGGAACAGTCGGAGATCACCGTGCTTTTCGGCTGCTACACCCTGGTGGCCGCCGTGATTGAGGAGATCATATTCCGCGGCTTCATCGTCGTGCCCGAAGCTCGGGGACGCGCAGCGGTATGGGGCGGCGTCTTCGGCGCTTCGATCGTCTTCGCGCTGATCCATCCCTTTCTGTGGGAATGGGACGACGGCACCCTGACGTGGACCCTCGGCGCCAAAGGCTGGTTCAGCACCGGCGCCGTGTTCGCGAGCTCGCTCTGGTTTTACACCGTGCGCTTCATGCCGGCCAACCCGTCCCGGTCGCTGCTCCCGTGTTTCGCCGCGCATGCGGCGAAAAACCTCGGCGTGTTCGCGATTAAGGCCGCCCAAGGCTTCGTCGTCGGGCTCTGGTGA
- a CDS encoding sigma-70 family RNA polymerase sigma factor, whose amino-acid sequence MSKALGKTLVSSSERRQEADSDWEIVLQVQAGEVSAFDQLVLRYRERVYGVIYNMTSNREDAGDLTQDAFIKAFQSINRFQGQSSFFTWLYRIAVNSTLSHLRKAKLRTFFSFEKITEDDKTTELLAQLTDKDGADKEVYVRELQEKLNEAMQKLSIKHRTVVTLFEIDGLSHEQIAEVVGCSVGTVRSRLHYAKQLLQSELQSYMRA is encoded by the coding sequence ATGTCGAAAGCCCTCGGCAAAACTCTGGTCAGCTCTTCCGAGCGCCGGCAAGAGGCGGATAGTGACTGGGAGATTGTCTTGCAGGTGCAAGCCGGGGAGGTGAGCGCATTTGACCAATTGGTGCTGCGCTACCGCGAACGCGTTTACGGAGTGATCTACAACATGACCTCCAATCGGGAGGACGCGGGCGATCTCACCCAAGACGCGTTCATCAAGGCGTTTCAGTCGATTAACCGATTCCAGGGGCAGTCTTCGTTTTTCACGTGGCTCTATCGGATCGCGGTCAATTCGACCCTCAGCCACCTGCGAAAAGCGAAATTACGCACCTTTTTCAGCTTCGAGAAGATTACCGAAGACGACAAGACCACGGAACTTCTTGCCCAACTGACGGATAAGGATGGGGCCGATAAAGAGGTCTACGTCCGGGAACTTCAGGAAAAATTGAACGAGGCGATGCAAAAACTGTCTATCAAGCATCGCACCGTGGTGACCTTATTTGAAATAGATGGACTCAGCCATGAGCAGATCGCCGAAGTGGTGGGCTGCTCGGTGGGAACCGTGCGTTCGCGACTTCACTACGCGAAACAGCTCCTCCAGTCCGAATTACAGTCCTACATGCGCGCATGA
- a CDS encoding intermembrane transport protein PqiB — MSSSQSKPIISRFRGLPLVWIVPLLALVISGWMVIGELAQRGPEVTVTFSDAAGVEVGRTKLEHKGVTVGEVSAVEITDDLQHVLIKVRLDRRASALAAEGSQFWIVHPKIGFSGVSGLDTLVSGVRLNVRPGDGPTAHTFEGLDQAPPPKAEQAGRAFELESTALGAITPGAPIYYREIKVGQVETSWLSKDATRVLARIRIESAYVDLVRTNSVFWNAGGLSMKVGLLGAELKSSSVESLFSGGVAFATPEPKAGASLAAVAPAGHRFKLADEAEDAWKEWSPVIPITSPQASPDSNPDSPLEQMMSGGEG; from the coding sequence ATGAGCAGCTCCCAATCCAAACCCATTATTTCTCGTTTCCGCGGTCTGCCCCTCGTGTGGATCGTGCCGTTGCTGGCCTTGGTCATCAGTGGATGGATGGTCATCGGAGAACTCGCTCAACGCGGACCCGAAGTGACCGTGACGTTCTCCGATGCAGCCGGGGTGGAGGTGGGACGCACCAAGCTCGAACACAAGGGCGTGACCGTGGGCGAAGTGAGTGCGGTGGAAATCACCGACGATCTGCAGCACGTGCTCATCAAGGTGCGATTGGATCGGCGGGCGAGCGCGCTCGCGGCCGAGGGATCACAGTTTTGGATTGTTCACCCCAAGATCGGATTCTCCGGTGTCAGCGGATTGGATACGCTCGTGAGTGGGGTGCGGCTGAACGTGCGTCCCGGCGACGGGCCGACGGCGCACACCTTTGAAGGCTTGGACCAGGCACCGCCCCCGAAGGCCGAGCAGGCGGGGCGTGCGTTTGAATTGGAGAGCACTGCTCTCGGTGCGATCACGCCCGGGGCACCCATTTACTATCGTGAAATCAAAGTGGGTCAGGTGGAAACCAGTTGGCTGTCGAAGGACGCGACCCGGGTGTTGGCGAGGATCCGGATCGAATCGGCCTATGTCGACTTGGTGCGGACCAATTCAGTTTTCTGGAACGCGGGTGGGCTATCGATGAAAGTGGGCTTGCTGGGCGCCGAGCTGAAGAGCTCGTCCGTTGAATCGCTGTTCAGCGGCGGCGTGGCGTTTGCCACCCCCGAGCCCAAGGCAGGCGCGTCGTTGGCCGCGGTCGCTCCGGCGGGGCATCGTTTCAAGTTGGCGGATGAAGCCGAGGACGCGTGGAAGGAATGGTCGCCGGTGATCCCGATCACCTCGCCCCAGGCTTCGCCGGATTCAAACCCCGACTCACCGTTGGAGCAGATGATGTCGGGGGGCGAAGGTTAG
- a CDS encoding MarC family protein: MTLFSAAATLLLILDPFGNIVIFNAILERVPKERRRRVLLREVLIAYGILMTFLLVGAKLLAFLGLQQSSLSLAGGILLFLIAIGMVFPNRGVQFGGAEDEEPFIVPLATPMIAGPSGIAFLLLLSSKEPGRLPEWIFAVTAACGISAAILIMGDRIGRILGARGMRAAEKLMGMLLILVAVQMITDGVSLYWNSLQAAG; the protein is encoded by the coding sequence ATGACCTTATTCTCCGCTGCAGCTACGTTGCTGCTCATTCTCGATCCGTTCGGGAATATCGTGATCTTCAACGCCATCTTGGAGCGCGTGCCCAAGGAGCGTCGCCGTCGCGTGTTGTTGCGCGAAGTGCTCATCGCTTACGGCATCCTGATGACGTTCCTGTTGGTCGGGGCGAAGCTGCTCGCGTTTCTCGGTCTGCAACAATCGTCGCTCAGTTTGGCGGGTGGCATTTTGCTTTTCCTGATCGCGATCGGCATGGTGTTTCCCAATCGCGGGGTCCAGTTCGGCGGCGCGGAGGATGAGGAACCTTTCATCGTGCCATTGGCGACGCCGATGATCGCGGGGCCGAGCGGCATTGCCTTCCTGTTGCTGTTGTCGAGCAAGGAACCGGGGCGTCTGCCGGAGTGGATTTTTGCCGTGACGGCGGCCTGTGGAATCTCCGCCGCGATTTTGATCATGGGTGATCGCATCGGCCGCATCCTCGGTGCACGCGGCATGCGCGCGGCGGAGAAGCTCATGGGCATGCTGCTGATCCTGGTCGCCGTGCAGATGATCACGGATGGGGTGAGCCTGTATTGGAACAGTCTCCAGGCGGCGGGTTGA
- a CDS encoding AURKAIP1/COX24 domain-containing protein — MGNLKKKRRLQMNKHKRRKRLKSNRHKKRSW; from the coding sequence ATGGGTAATCTCAAAAAGAAGCGCCGTCTCCAAATGAACAAGCACAAGCGTCGTAAGCGCTTGAAGTCGAACCGGCACAAGAAGCGTTCATGGTAA
- a CDS encoding paraquat-inducible protein A, protein MSARTNHADQSAPKSTRALAFGLAALFMLVPANMLPVLSSKLPGEVRTDTIYSGTVHLVQTGLWPIALIVFVASIMVPFLKLGGLLWLLWAVRRGTRHPVRMTKVFRLIDEIGRWSMLDVFLVAFLAGAVEFGGLASVEPRLGILAFAAAVVLTMLATHAFNPRLLWERPDSARSA, encoded by the coding sequence ATGAGTGCCCGGACCAATCACGCGGACCAATCAGCGCCCAAGTCGACGCGAGCCCTGGCCTTTGGCTTGGCGGCGCTCTTCATGCTGGTGCCGGCCAATATGCTGCCGGTGTTGTCGAGTAAACTTCCCGGCGAGGTGCGCACCGATACGATTTATTCGGGCACCGTGCACCTCGTTCAGACCGGCCTGTGGCCGATCGCTCTGATCGTATTTGTGGCGAGCATCATGGTGCCGTTTCTCAAATTGGGCGGGTTGTTATGGTTGCTGTGGGCGGTCCGTCGCGGCACGCGCCATCCCGTGAGAATGACCAAGGTTTTTCGACTCATCGATGAGATCGGGCGGTGGTCGATGCTCGATGTTTTCCTCGTGGCATTTCTGGCCGGGGCGGTGGAGTTCGGAGGTCTGGCCTCCGTCGAGCCCCGACTCGGCATCCTCGCGTTCGCGGCGGCGGTCGTGCTGACGATGCTCGCGACGCACGCCTTTAACCCGCGACTCCTGTGGGAGCGGCCGGATTCCGCGCGCTCCGCCTGA
- a CDS encoding paraquat-inducible protein A, producing the protein MDSSSSPSSVYTCALCGQSHQAVRVSRWQTASCRRCETPLARGARWGRQAGTAFTLTGIILWVPAFCLPFMTVSKFGQSQVELAGSGALALWDHGMPLLSVWTFWCVWLAPSLMLLAGAAIVLPRHQGISPPALRWLRVTIGVMRRWSMPEVYVLAVLVALIRLGAVVDVNLGAGFWSYAAMSLAILLAWRSFEFEPTELARTESAHPPETL; encoded by the coding sequence ATGGATTCCAGCTCGTCCCCGTCCTCTGTCTACACGTGTGCGCTTTGCGGCCAATCGCACCAGGCGGTGCGCGTGTCCCGGTGGCAGACGGCGTCCTGTCGACGTTGCGAGACGCCGTTGGCGCGAGGCGCCCGGTGGGGCCGGCAGGCGGGAACCGCGTTCACGCTGACGGGCATCATCCTGTGGGTGCCGGCGTTTTGCCTGCCGTTTATGACCGTGAGCAAGTTCGGGCAATCGCAGGTGGAGTTGGCGGGAAGCGGGGCCTTGGCGCTGTGGGATCACGGCATGCCACTGCTTTCGGTATGGACGTTTTGGTGCGTCTGGTTGGCGCCCAGTTTGATGCTGTTGGCGGGGGCCGCGATTGTGCTGCCGCGTCATCAGGGCATATCGCCGCCGGCGCTGCGCTGGCTGCGGGTGACGATCGGGGTGATGCGACGTTGGAGCATGCCCGAGGTCTATGTGTTGGCCGTGTTGGTGGCGTTGATCCGGCTGGGGGCGGTGGTCGACGTGAATTTGGGCGCCGGATTTTGGAGTTACGCCGCGATGTCGTTGGCCATCCTGCTGGCCTGGCGATCGTTTGAGTTTGAACCGACTGAGTTGGCCCGAACGGAGTCCGCTCATCCTCCCGAGACCTTATGA
- a CDS encoding polyprenyl synthetase family protein → MPTSPPSASSPTAPLEFASVFARLSPHVKALDACLREQIQAFEPEVREMADYCIDTSGKRIRPALVFLSGWQDDAVSPALVKVAAVIELVHLATLVHDDIMDEAGLRRGRDTAVKSFGPEAAVLLGDALFAHALHLAAQFPTTAVCSAVGESTRRVCAGEIIQTMRRGTTAITREDYYRVIDLKTAELFRVSCHLGSQLGGYDDDFVAAATIYGRQLGIAYQIFDDLADFFGEEGKIGKTLGTDLVSGKLTLPLLELADALKPTERAALMSEITGQAATNMELRLRQLRELDIFDRVNEALESQLRKGERAIGAFAALPAVPRLLSLAEVLRAQVKLLQP, encoded by the coding sequence ATGCCAACCTCGCCGCCCTCCGCCTCCAGCCCGACCGCACCGCTTGAGTTTGCGTCGGTTTTCGCGCGTTTGAGTCCGCACGTAAAGGCGCTGGATGCGTGCCTGCGGGAGCAGATTCAAGCGTTCGAGCCGGAAGTCCGGGAGATGGCGGACTACTGCATCGATACCTCCGGCAAACGTATTCGCCCCGCGTTGGTGTTTCTGAGCGGTTGGCAGGATGACGCCGTGTCGCCCGCGCTGGTAAAGGTGGCGGCAGTGATCGAGCTGGTGCACCTCGCGACCCTCGTGCACGACGATATCATGGACGAAGCCGGCTTGCGCCGTGGTCGCGATACCGCCGTGAAGTCCTTCGGTCCGGAAGCCGCCGTTTTGTTGGGCGACGCGCTGTTTGCCCACGCCCTGCATTTGGCCGCCCAGTTTCCCACCACGGCCGTGTGCTCCGCCGTGGGGGAATCGACGCGCCGCGTCTGTGCCGGGGAAATCATCCAAACCATGCGCCGTGGCACCACTGCGATCACGCGCGAGGATTATTACCGGGTCATCGATCTGAAAACCGCCGAGCTCTTCCGGGTATCCTGTCACCTCGGCAGTCAACTGGGAGGTTACGATGACGATTTCGTGGCGGCAGCGACGATTTATGGACGCCAACTCGGGATCGCCTACCAGATCTTCGACGACCTGGCCGATTTCTTCGGCGAGGAAGGCAAGATCGGCAAAACCCTCGGCACCGATTTGGTCAGCGGTAAGTTGACCCTGCCGCTATTGGAGTTGGCGGATGCCCTCAAACCCACGGAGCGGGCCGCGCTCATGAGCGAAATCACCGGCCAGGCTGCGACCAACATGGAGCTGCGCCTGCGCCAATTGCGCGAACTCGACATTTTCGACCGGGTCAACGAAGCGCTGGAATCGCAGCTCCGAAAAGGCGAACGCGCGATCGGTGCTTTCGCGGCGCTGCCCGCGGTGCCGCGGTTACTTTCCCTGGCGGAAGTGCTCCGAGCCCAAGTGAAATTGCTGCAACCCTAA
- a CDS encoding secretin N-terminal domain-containing protein, giving the protein MRTKLLSNLLGALTLGLFAVTTVWAQTPPAETETTMDQPFDPAPPSAPSAPATSEGMGTAVEAEAVVPTVIIEDVTASSVARGRDTLSVDFPDEEIRNILRNVADLFELNLVIPDTLQGNTSIKLRDVTWRQIFEVVLGPVGYTFVEEGNIIKVVSQESLLQEPTTTDVFVINYARAGDLLSSIQPLIDTAVGGRIVVNARSNALIITERPSRLSRIRPIIEQLDKATDQVMIESKFVEVTNRDVKDLGVNWSSLAGYQVGVGGINRTYDSTRGNEFSNSRDVSNISDNTVLGENVVTNSNSNGTDATSTSGTQSTATTGVNATGGAATANSSSSVTSTLANTNTQTDSSLSSVADTTTTRNENSNLVSQLSNLIGTGGTARATSAVFSASDFSLVLSALQQQNDTKLVSNPTVVTLNNTEAQINVGSEYPIPNYTYNAERGTFEVSGFEYRPVGILLKVTPQVNAQGFIKLTIEPEVSSQNGFTSFGGAGGAQIPIIATRKAKTQVSLKDGYTMGIGGLIEQNTQNSETKVPFLGNIPGLGRLFRSESLDEDKRNLLIFITAKTVSAEGAPAEEIFDPRAIREMQLRRDELPGYRDGPDPFLPPVTTDANE; this is encoded by the coding sequence ATGAGGACCAAACTGCTTTCCAATCTTCTGGGTGCTCTCACGCTGGGCCTTTTCGCGGTGACCACCGTATGGGCGCAGACCCCTCCCGCCGAAACCGAAACCACGATGGACCAGCCGTTCGATCCGGCCCCACCTTCCGCTCCCTCCGCCCCGGCGACGAGTGAGGGCATGGGCACCGCCGTCGAGGCCGAAGCTGTGGTGCCGACCGTCATCATCGAAGACGTCACGGCCAGTTCGGTGGCCCGGGGCCGCGACACGCTCTCCGTCGACTTTCCCGACGAGGAAATTCGCAACATTCTGCGCAACGTTGCCGATCTGTTCGAACTGAATCTCGTCATCCCGGACACCTTGCAGGGCAACACCTCGATCAAACTGCGCGACGTCACCTGGCGGCAGATTTTCGAAGTCGTGCTCGGCCCCGTGGGCTACACGTTTGTCGAAGAGGGCAACATCATCAAAGTCGTCAGCCAGGAGTCGTTGCTGCAGGAGCCGACCACCACCGACGTGTTTGTGATCAATTACGCCCGGGCCGGCGATTTACTCAGCTCGATTCAGCCGCTGATCGATACCGCGGTGGGTGGACGCATCGTGGTGAATGCCCGGAGCAATGCCCTTATCATCACCGAGCGGCCGTCCCGTCTGAGCCGTATTCGGCCCATCATCGAGCAACTCGACAAGGCCACCGATCAAGTCATGATCGAGTCGAAGTTTGTCGAGGTGACCAACCGCGACGTGAAGGATCTTGGCGTCAATTGGAGCTCGCTCGCCGGTTATCAAGTCGGGGTGGGGGGCATCAACCGCACTTACGATTCCACTCGCGGCAATGAATTTTCGAATAGCCGGGATGTATCCAACATCTCGGACAACACCGTGCTCGGGGAAAATGTGGTCACCAACTCCAACTCCAATGGCACCGATGCCACCAGCACCAGCGGCACCCAATCGACGGCGACGACGGGCGTTAACGCCACGGGCGGCGCTGCGACGGCCAACAGTTCGAGCTCGGTGACCTCCACACTGGCCAATACCAACACGCAGACGGACTCCTCGCTCTCGTCCGTGGCCGACACCACGACGACCCGCAACGAGAACAGCAACCTGGTTTCACAGTTGAGTAACTTGATCGGCACCGGCGGCACCGCCCGCGCGACCTCCGCCGTTTTTTCCGCCTCCGACTTCTCCCTCGTGCTCAGCGCGCTGCAGCAGCAGAACGACACCAAACTCGTCTCGAACCCGACCGTCGTCACGCTCAACAACACCGAAGCGCAGATCAACGTCGGCTCCGAGTATCCGATTCCCAATTACACCTACAACGCCGAACGCGGCACGTTCGAGGTCAGCGGCTTCGAGTATCGTCCGGTGGGTATTCTCCTTAAGGTCACGCCCCAAGTGAATGCCCAGGGTTTCATCAAGCTGACGATCGAACCTGAAGTCAGCAGCCAGAACGGCTTCACCAGCTTCGGCGGCGCGGGCGGTGCGCAGATTCCTATCATCGCAACGCGTAAAGCCAAGACACAGGTCTCGCTCAAGGACGGTTACACCATGGGCATCGGCGGCCTTATCGAGCAAAACACCCAAAACTCGGAGACGAAGGTTCCGTTCTTGGGCAATATTCCCGGCCTCGGTCGTCTTTTCCGTTCAGAGAGTCTCGACGAGGACAAGCGTAACTTGCTGATCTTCATCACCGCTAAAACGGTATCGGCGGAGGGGGCTCCGGCTGAGGAAATTTTTGATCCCCGTGCCATCCGCGAGATGCAATTGAGACGCGATGAACTCCCCGGTTACCGTGACGGCCCCGACCCCTTTCTCCCGCCGGTCACCACCGACGCCAACGAATAA